A genomic window from Salvia hispanica cultivar TCC Black 2014 chromosome 5, UniMelb_Shisp_WGS_1.0, whole genome shotgun sequence includes:
- the LOC125189809 gene encoding uncharacterized protein LOC125189809, which yields METTQRDTRTIGVDTKNLIAQSLLQQSYSGHLRHGALIKAAQQFGVCKKTVHRIWAKAKEQMERGVPVNVRDRVRGYNHKDKMQLDDNKVRQLSMLERSTIRKMARKLEISKSTLGRMKKEGLIRPHTSAVKPILTDLNKLARLRWSLSQIQPIRIDGKLKYNTMHNVVHIDEKWFYMTKSSDRYYLLPDEDEPYRSCIFPFTTMEPAKRNSKNRAKGTMETKPIQSVNKAITRDCIIQKIIPAIKSKWPPNVCKEILIQQDNAKPHISPTDSEFQAIANKDGFKFQIICQPPNVLDLGFFTAIQSLQDDKIAKGVDDLVNNVYSSFEELSPHTLNNVFLSLQGCLLEIMKVHGGNGYKLPHMKKARLSRLDSLPITLEVEEELVKEALEYLQLPENNIGEAYDISRISEALGF from the exons ATGGAGACAACTCAGAGAGATACACGCACTATAGGAGTGGACACCAAAAATTTGATAGCTCAAAGTCTTCTCCAACAAAGCTATTCAGGTCATCTACGACATGGAGCTCTTATAAAAGCTGCCCAACAGTTTGGAGTATGCAAAAAGACAGTTCACAGAATCTGGGCAAAAGCAAAAGAGCAGATGGAGCGTGGAGTACCTGTAAATGTGCGAGATCGTGTTAGAGGATACAACCACAAAGATAAAATGCAGCTTGATGATAACAAGGTAAGACAACTATCTATGCTTGAAAGATCTACCATACGTAAGATGGCTCGCAAACTTGAAATTAGCAAGAGTACATTAGGAAGGATGAAGAAGGAGGGTCTGATCAGACCACACACAAGTGCAGTTAAGCCAATACTTACTGATTTGAACAAGTTAGCACGGCTCAGATGGAGTCTCAGCCAGATTCAACCAATCAGAATCGATGGTAAGCTCAAATACAACACAATGCACAATGTAGTGCATATTGATGAGAAATGGTTTTACATGACTAAGAGTTCAGATAGATACTACCTGCTGCCAGATGAGGATGAGCCATATAGATCAT GCATATTTCCTTTCACAACTATGGAACCAGCAAAGAGGAATTCAAAGAACAGAGCAAAAGGTACCATGGAGACCAAGCCAATCCAATCAGTCAACAAGGCGATCACGAGAGATTGCATAATCCAAAAG ATTATACCAGCTATCAAGTCTAAATGGCCACCGAACGTATGCAAGGAGATACTCATTCAACAAGACAATGCCAAGCCACATATCAGCCCCACTGATTCAGAGTTTCAGGCAATTGCAAACAAAGATGGATTCAAATTCCAAATCATTTGCCAACCGCCTAATGTCTTGGATTTGGGTTTTTTCACAGCAATCCAATCTCTGCAGGATGATAAAATTGCTAAAGGGGTGGATGACTTGGTGAATAATGTGTACAGTTCCTTTGAAGAACTTAGCCCACACACCCTCAACAATGTTTTCCTATCTCTTCAAGGTTGCTTATTAGAGATAATGAAAGTGCATGGAGGGAATGGATACAAACTTCCACATATGAAGAAGGCTAGGTTATCCAGGTTGGACTCGCTGCCAATCACTTTAGAGGTCGAGGAAGAGCTTGTTAAGGAAGCTCTGGAATACCTCCAACTTCCCGAAAACAACATTGGTGAAGCTTATGACATTTCACGTATCAGTGAAGCTCTAGGATTCTAG